The Kitasatospora sp. NBC_00374 genome has a segment encoding these proteins:
- the xdhC gene encoding xanthine dehydrogenase accessory protein XdhC: MTWVAAVARLRARRESGVLVTVATVRGHAPRDAGAKLVVGQTGTWGSIGGGNVEAVAIDRAREMIAASKPEPEMIDFALNDKVVNQHGVQCCGGMVSVLLEPLPTARAVAIFGVGHVGLELARILARQDLDLHLIDTRSDMLTEERLDVLADAVAQVTVHHTPLLPEEVLAELPRGTHILIMTHDHAEDAALCDAALRTTHLGSIGLIGSAAKWVRFRKRLATEGGHDEATIDRIKTPIGLADITGKDPATIAVSVAADLLRAFETDGN; the protein is encoded by the coding sequence ATGACGTGGGTCGCCGCGGTGGCACGGTTGCGAGCACGCCGGGAGTCCGGCGTGCTGGTGACCGTCGCGACCGTGCGCGGCCATGCGCCGCGCGACGCCGGTGCGAAACTCGTTGTGGGGCAGACCGGGACGTGGGGCTCGATCGGTGGCGGCAATGTCGAGGCCGTCGCGATCGACCGGGCGCGGGAGATGATCGCCGCGTCCAAGCCTGAGCCGGAGATGATTGATTTCGCCCTGAACGACAAGGTGGTCAACCAGCATGGCGTGCAGTGCTGCGGAGGCATGGTCTCCGTGCTGCTCGAACCGCTGCCGACGGCTCGAGCGGTGGCGATCTTCGGCGTCGGGCACGTCGGGCTGGAACTGGCGCGCATCCTGGCACGTCAGGACCTCGACCTCCATCTGATCGACACCCGCTCCGACATGCTCACCGAGGAGCGGCTCGACGTGCTGGCAGACGCGGTGGCGCAGGTGACCGTGCATCACACGCCGCTGCTGCCCGAGGAGGTGCTGGCGGAGTTGCCGCGCGGCACCCACATCCTGATCATGACCCATGATCACGCCGAGGACGCCGCTCTGTGCGACGCCGCCTTGCGCACAACCCATCTCGGCTCCATCGGGCTGATCGGGTCGGCGGCCAAGTGGGTGCGGTTCCGCAAACGCCTCGCCACCGAGGGCGGTCACGACGAGGCCACCATCGATCGGATCAAGACCCCGATCGGGCTGGCCGACATCACCGGCAAGGATCCCGCGACAATTGCCGTGAGCGTCGCCGCCGATTTGCTGCGCGCCTTCGAAACCGATGGGAACTGA
- the xdhB gene encoding xanthine dehydrogenase molybdopterin binding subunit, whose product MSHLSERPEKPVVGVSMPHESAVLHVTGTALYTDDLIHRTKDVLHAYPVQAMKAHGRITALRTEPALAVPGVVRVLTGADVPGVNDAGMKHDEPLFPDAVMFYGHAVAWVLGETLEAARLGAAAVEVELDEQPSLITLQEAIAADSFHGARPVMLTGDVDAGFADSAHVFTGEFQFSDQEHFYLETHTALAYIDEAEQVFVQSSTQHPSETQEIVAHVLGLHSHEVTVQCLRMGGGFGGKEMQPHGFAAVAALGARLTGRPVRVRLNRTQDLTMSGKRHGFNATWKIGFDADGRIQALDATLTADGGWSLDLSEPVVARALCHIDNTYWIPNARIAGRIARTNKVSNTAFRGFGGPQGMLVIEDIMGRCAPLLGLDPMELRERNFYRQGQSTPYGQLVVQPERISTVWQQVQDNAGIADRKREIAAFNAAHPNTKRALAITGLKFGISFNLTAFNQGGALVLIYKDGSVLINHGGTEMGQGLHTKMLQVAATALGIPLPKVRLAPTRTDKVPNTSATAASAGADLNGAAVKNACEQLRERLLQVAATQLGSNASDVRIVEGVARALGSDKELAWDDLVRTAYFQRVQLSAAGFYRTEGLHWDAKTFRGSPFKYFAHGAAAAEVEVDGFTGAYRIRRVDIVHDVGDSLSPVIDIGQVEGGFVQGAGWLTVEDLRWDAGDGPHRGRLLTQAASTYKLPSFSEMPEEFNVTLLEHATEEGAVYGSKAVGEPPLMLAFSVREALRQAAAAFGPSGVSVELASPATPEAVYWAIQAARRGDVSRNGHARNGSAANGHAANGQVANGRNQTDAKALSGA is encoded by the coding sequence ATGAGCCATCTGTCCGAACGCCCCGAAAAGCCTGTCGTCGGCGTCTCGATGCCGCACGAGAGTGCCGTCCTGCATGTCACCGGCACCGCGCTCTACACCGACGACCTGATCCATCGCACCAAGGACGTGCTGCACGCCTACCCGGTCCAGGCCATGAAGGCCCACGGCCGGATCACCGCGCTGCGCACCGAACCCGCGCTCGCCGTGCCCGGTGTGGTCCGCGTACTGACCGGTGCCGACGTGCCAGGCGTGAACGATGCCGGCATGAAGCACGACGAACCGCTGTTCCCCGACGCGGTCATGTTCTACGGCCACGCGGTCGCCTGGGTGCTCGGCGAGACCCTGGAAGCGGCCCGGCTCGGTGCGGCGGCCGTCGAGGTGGAACTCGACGAACAGCCCTCCCTCATCACGCTTCAGGAAGCGATCGCGGCCGACAGTTTTCACGGCGCTCGGCCCGTGATGCTGACCGGCGACGTCGACGCGGGCTTCGCCGACTCCGCGCACGTGTTCACCGGCGAGTTCCAGTTCTCCGATCAGGAACACTTCTACCTCGAGACGCACACGGCGCTGGCCTACATCGACGAGGCCGAGCAGGTGTTCGTCCAGAGCAGCACCCAGCATCCTTCGGAGACCCAGGAGATCGTCGCGCACGTGCTCGGCCTGCACAGTCACGAGGTGACCGTGCAGTGCCTGCGGATGGGCGGTGGCTTCGGCGGCAAGGAGATGCAGCCGCACGGGTTCGCGGCCGTCGCCGCGCTCGGCGCCAGGCTGACCGGTCGGCCGGTTCGGGTGCGGCTCAACCGTACTCAGGATCTGACCATGTCCGGCAAGCGGCACGGGTTCAACGCCACGTGGAAGATCGGCTTCGACGCCGACGGCCGCATCCAGGCCCTGGACGCCACGTTGACCGCAGACGGCGGCTGGAGCCTGGACCTCTCCGAGCCGGTGGTGGCCCGTGCGCTGTGTCATATCGACAACACCTACTGGATTCCCAACGCGCGCATCGCCGGTCGCATCGCCAGGACCAACAAGGTCTCCAACACCGCCTTCCGCGGCTTCGGCGGACCGCAGGGCATGCTGGTGATCGAGGACATCATGGGCCGGTGCGCGCCGCTGCTCGGCCTCGATCCCATGGAGTTGCGGGAGCGCAACTTCTACCGGCAGGGCCAGTCGACGCCGTACGGGCAGCTGGTCGTTCAGCCCGAACGGATCTCCACCGTCTGGCAGCAGGTTCAGGACAACGCCGGCATCGCCGATCGCAAGCGCGAAATCGCCGCCTTCAACGCCGCGCACCCGAACACCAAGCGGGCACTTGCGATCACCGGCCTCAAGTTCGGGATCTCGTTCAACCTCACCGCCTTCAACCAGGGCGGCGCGCTGGTGCTGATCTACAAGGACGGCTCGGTCCTGATCAACCACGGCGGCACCGAGATGGGCCAGGGCCTGCACACCAAGATGCTGCAGGTGGCCGCGACCGCGCTGGGTATCCCGCTGCCCAAGGTGCGGCTGGCCCCGACGCGAACCGACAAGGTGCCCAACACCTCTGCCACCGCTGCCAGCGCAGGGGCGGACCTCAACGGTGCGGCGGTGAAGAACGCCTGCGAGCAGCTGCGCGAGCGGCTGCTGCAGGTGGCCGCCACCCAGCTGGGTTCGAATGCCTCGGACGTGCGCATCGTCGAGGGCGTCGCGCGTGCCCTCGGCAGCGACAAGGAGCTGGCCTGGGACGATCTGGTGCGCACCGCGTACTTCCAGCGAGTTCAGCTGTCGGCGGCCGGTTTCTACCGCACCGAGGGTCTGCACTGGGACGCGAAGACGTTCAGGGGCTCGCCGTTCAAGTACTTCGCCCACGGTGCCGCCGCAGCCGAGGTGGAGGTGGACGGTTTCACCGGTGCGTACCGCATCCGGCGGGTGGACATCGTGCACGACGTCGGCGACAGCCTGTCCCCGGTGATCGACATCGGTCAGGTCGAGGGTGGTTTCGTGCAGGGCGCGGGCTGGCTGACAGTCGAGGACCTGCGTTGGGATGCCGGTGACGGGCCGCACCGCGGTCGGCTGCTGACCCAGGCGGCGAGCACCTACAAGCTGCCGAGCTTCTCGGAGATGCCCGAGGAGTTCAACGTCACGCTTCTGGAGCACGCCACCGAAGAGGGCGCGGTATACGGGTCCAAGGCGGTGGGTGAGCCTCCGCTGATGCTGGCGTTCTCGGTGCGAGAAGCGTTGCGGCAGGCCGCCGCCGCGTTCGGGCCGAGCGGGGTCAGCGTCGAGTTGGCCTCGCCCGCAACGCCGGAGGCGGTGTACTGGGCGATCCAGGCGGCTCGCCGGGGCGATGTCTCCCGGAACGGTCACGCCCGGAACGGGTCTGCCGCCAACGGCCACGCCGCGAACGGGCAGGTCGCCAACGGCAGGAACCAGACCGACGCAAAAGCGTTGAGCGGTGCCTGA